One window of the Nocardia huaxiensis genome contains the following:
- a CDS encoding putative RNA methyltransferase — protein sequence MSRTPNTASTSPLVRLTGATVNEESHSVGHIERPDAVPFPAPAHRLLACADLLACPECGQDLAAQDRSLRCARGHTFDIARQGYVSLLTGAATKMTGDTPDMLDARAAFQSAGHFAPIASALAGVVADISTRTIVPAFDAARGSAPGPSTRPTTERHARRNPASPPGATVRAAARTRVAALLRTDANAPGPSLLEIGAGTGYYLAGMLDALPDARGIALDVSKAAARRSARAHARAGAVLADAWRGLPVRNGAMNIVVAVFAPRNASEVARVLADAGHFIVVTPTPRHLTELIAPLDMVSVDGEKDARLADSLGARFELAERVPVEYSMSLTRADIANVAGMGPSAHHAAAERAERIAALPDPLPVTASVTISVYRRAANPVEAPHTHP from the coding sequence GTGAGCCGTACCCCCAATACAGCGAGCACCTCACCGCTCGTCCGGCTCACCGGCGCCACGGTGAACGAGGAATCACATTCCGTCGGCCACATCGAGCGACCCGACGCCGTGCCGTTTCCGGCACCGGCGCACCGTCTTCTCGCCTGCGCCGATCTACTGGCCTGCCCGGAGTGCGGCCAGGATCTCGCCGCCCAGGATCGCAGCCTGCGCTGCGCACGCGGCCACACTTTCGACATAGCCCGGCAGGGCTACGTCAGTCTGCTCACGGGCGCCGCCACGAAAATGACCGGCGACACGCCCGACATGCTCGATGCGCGTGCGGCTTTTCAGAGTGCGGGGCATTTCGCTCCCATCGCCTCGGCTCTGGCCGGCGTCGTGGCGGACATTTCCACGCGCACTATCGTTCCCGCATTCGACGCGGCGCGGGGATCCGCACCCGGCCCATCGACGCGCCCGACCACTGAGAGACACGCCCGCCGCAACCCGGCCAGCCCGCCCGGCGCGACCGTGCGGGCCGCGGCGCGCACCCGCGTGGCCGCGCTGCTTCGCACTGATGCGAACGCACCCGGCCCCAGCCTGCTGGAGATCGGCGCGGGAACCGGGTATTACCTGGCGGGAATGCTCGATGCCCTACCGGACGCGCGCGGGATCGCGCTGGACGTGTCCAAAGCGGCAGCTCGGCGCAGCGCTCGGGCTCATGCGCGGGCGGGTGCGGTGCTCGCCGACGCATGGCGCGGGCTGCCGGTGCGAAACGGTGCGATGAATATTGTGGTCGCGGTTTTCGCGCCGCGTAATGCGAGTGAGGTCGCGCGCGTGCTCGCGGATGCGGGACATTTCATCGTGGTGACGCCGACCCCGCGGCATCTGACGGAATTGATAGCGCCACTGGATATGGTCAGCGTGGACGGCGAGAAAGACGCACGGCTGGCGGACTCGCTGGGCGCGCGTTTCGAATTGGCCGAGCGGGTTCCCGTCGAATATTCGATGTCGCTGACGCGGGCCGATATCGCGAATGTGGCGGGGATGGGTCCGTCGGCGCATCACGCGGCGGCCGAGCGCGCGGAACGGATTGCCGCGCTGCCCGATCCCCTGCCGGTGACCGCGTCGGTGACCATCTCCGTATATCGGCGCGCCGCGAATCCCGTGGAAGCCCCCCACACGCACCCGTAG
- a CDS encoding DUF3117 domain-containing protein, giving the protein MAAMKPRTGDGPLEATKEGRGIVMRVPLEGGGRLVVELTPDEAAALGDELIKVTS; this is encoded by the coding sequence ATGGCGGCCATGAAGCCCCGCACCGGGGACGGTCCCCTCGAGGCAACCAAGGAAGGGCGTGGAATCGTCATGCGGGTTCCACTCGAGGGTGGCGGGCGTCTGGTCGTCGAGCTGACTCCGGATGAAGCCGCAGCGCTCGGTGACGAACTCATCAAGGTCACCAGCTAA
- a CDS encoding DNA-3-methyladenine glycosylase I, whose translation MSSGIESDGRIRCGWSEGTQLYRDYHDSEWGRALHGDDALFERMCLEAFQSGLAWITILRKREAFRSAFHGFVIEKVAGFGEKDVERLLADTGIVRNRAKIEASIHNARVARDLAEPLDGLLWSFAPAARKRPRTLSDVPAVTAESTALAKELKRRGFKFVGPTTAYALMQATGMVDDHVADCWVNVSTS comes from the coding sequence GTGAGTTCGGGTATCGAATCCGACGGGCGGATCAGGTGTGGGTGGTCGGAGGGCACTCAGCTTTATCGGGATTACCACGATTCCGAGTGGGGGCGGGCGCTGCACGGGGATGATGCGTTATTCGAACGTATGTGTCTGGAGGCGTTTCAGTCGGGGCTGGCGTGGATCACGATTTTGCGCAAGCGGGAGGCTTTCCGGTCGGCGTTCCACGGGTTCGTCATCGAGAAGGTGGCGGGGTTCGGGGAGAAGGATGTGGAACGGCTTCTGGCGGATACGGGCATAGTTCGCAATCGCGCCAAGATTGAGGCCAGCATCCACAATGCGCGGGTTGCCCGGGACCTCGCAGAGCCCCTCGACGGGCTGCTGTGGTCCTTCGCACCGGCCGCCCGCAAGCGACCCCGGACACTGTCCGATGTGCCCGCTGTCACAGCCGAATCCACCGCTCTCGCAAAAGAACTCAAGCGGCGGGGGTTCAAATTCGTGGGGCCCACCACTGCGTACGCACTCATGCAAGCGACCGGGATGGTAGACGATCACGTGGCCGATTGCTGGGTGAATGTGAGTACTTCCTGA
- a CDS encoding Mrp/NBP35 family ATP-binding protein: MPVVTESDVRGALAKVDDPEIRKPITELGMVKSVEVGADSSVHVVIYLTTSACPMKSAIQERVSKAVADVPGVGQITVGLDVMNDEQRTELRKKLRGDAAEPVIPFAQPGSLTRVYAVASGKGGVGKSSVTVNLAAAMAARGLSVGVLDADIYGHSVPRMLGTDQRPTQVERMIMPPIAHDVKVISISMFTQGNTPVVWRGPMLHRALQQFLADVFWGDLDILLLDLPPGTGDVAISLAQLIPNAEILVVTTPQLAAAEVAERAGSIALQTRQRIAGVVENMSWLDLPDGSRMHLYGEGGGQTVAENLTRAIGANVPLLGQIPIEQQLREAGDEGTPIVLRAPDSPSGKALRDIADKLAVRRRGLAGMSLSIDTTRHL; encoded by the coding sequence ATGCCAGTGGTAACGGAATCGGATGTGCGGGGCGCGCTCGCGAAGGTGGACGACCCGGAGATCCGGAAGCCGATCACCGAACTGGGCATGGTGAAAAGCGTCGAGGTCGGCGCCGACAGCAGTGTCCACGTCGTGATCTACCTGACGACGTCGGCCTGCCCGATGAAATCCGCCATCCAGGAACGCGTCAGCAAGGCCGTCGCGGATGTGCCCGGGGTCGGGCAGATCACGGTCGGCCTGGACGTCATGAACGACGAGCAGCGCACCGAACTGCGCAAGAAGCTGCGCGGCGATGCAGCCGAACCGGTCATCCCGTTCGCCCAGCCCGGCTCGCTGACCCGCGTGTACGCGGTGGCCTCCGGTAAGGGCGGTGTCGGAAAGTCCTCCGTCACAGTCAATCTCGCGGCCGCCATGGCCGCCCGCGGCCTGTCCGTCGGTGTCCTCGACGCCGACATCTACGGCCACTCGGTCCCCCGCATGCTCGGCACCGACCAGCGCCCCACCCAGGTCGAGCGCATGATCATGCCGCCCATCGCCCACGACGTGAAGGTCATCTCGATCTCCATGTTCACTCAGGGCAACACCCCCGTCGTCTGGCGTGGCCCGATGCTGCACCGCGCTCTGCAGCAGTTCCTGGCCGACGTCTTCTGGGGTGACCTCGACATCCTGCTGCTGGACCTCCCGCCCGGCACCGGCGACGTGGCCATCTCCCTGGCCCAGCTGATCCCGAACGCGGAGATCCTGGTGGTCACCACCCCCCAGCTGGCCGCCGCCGAGGTGGCCGAGCGCGCGGGTTCCATTGCCCTGCAAACCCGCCAGCGCATCGCGGGCGTGGTCGAGAACATGTCCTGGCTGGACCTCCCCGACGGCAGCCGCATGCACCTCTATGGCGAGGGCGGCGGCCAGACCGTGGCCGAGAACCTCACCCGAGCCATCGGCGCGAACGTCCCCCTCCTGGGCCAGATCCCGATCGAGCAGCAGCTGCGCGAAGCAGGCGACGAGGGCACCCCCATCGTCCTGCGCGCCCCGGACTCCCCCTCCGGCAAGGCCCTGCGCGACATCGCCGACAAGCTGGCCGTCCGCCGCCGCGGCCTGGCCGGCATGTCCCTGAGCATCGACACCACCCGCCACCTGTAG
- a CDS encoding lytic transglycosylase domain-containing protein, with translation MGRHRKPPVPKVRRGSVIALTSLVPAGLATVTGAADGSIAETLAGPLQHRTLTADADADVPRLEAAPAAEPLLKEAKQLLPPPPPEVKTVALPDGRVPADLPKGTLGMPGISEAAYHNAERILAAENPVCGMPWSLLAGIGRVESTHAFGGKADADGNALDPIYGPVLDGSLYGNNVIHDSDDGVLDGLQGYDRAIGSMQFLPETWKHYAADGNGDGIADPQNLYDAALTAGKYLCSGNLDMRDPAQQTRAILRYNHSMAYVTNVMAWEAAYNTGITPAASQLPRI, from the coding sequence GTGGGACGTCACCGCAAACCCCCGGTCCCGAAAGTTCGCCGTGGATCGGTCATCGCTCTCACGAGTCTCGTACCGGCCGGTCTGGCCACCGTCACCGGCGCCGCCGACGGCAGCATCGCCGAAACCCTCGCCGGTCCCCTGCAGCACCGCACGCTCACGGCCGACGCCGACGCGGACGTACCCAGACTCGAGGCGGCACCGGCCGCCGAACCCCTGCTCAAGGAAGCCAAGCAGCTCCTGCCCCCGCCGCCGCCCGAGGTGAAGACGGTCGCGCTCCCCGACGGCCGCGTTCCCGCCGACCTGCCCAAGGGCACCCTGGGCATGCCCGGCATCTCCGAGGCCGCCTATCACAATGCGGAACGCATTCTGGCAGCGGAGAATCCGGTCTGCGGCATGCCGTGGTCACTGCTCGCCGGCATCGGCCGGGTGGAGTCCACGCACGCCTTCGGCGGCAAGGCCGACGCGGACGGCAATGCCCTGGACCCCATCTACGGGCCGGTCCTGGACGGAAGCCTCTACGGGAACAACGTGATTCACGATTCCGACGACGGCGTCCTGGACGGCCTGCAGGGCTACGACCGCGCCATCGGCTCCATGCAGTTCCTGCCGGAGACGTGGAAGCACTACGCCGCCGACGGCAACGGCGACGGCATCGCCGATCCGCAGAACCTGTACGACGCGGCGCTCACCGCCGGAAAGTACCTGTGCTCCGGCAATCTCGACATGCGTGATCCGGCCCAGCAGACCCGCGCCATCCTGCGCTACAACCACTCCATGGCCTACGTGACCAATGTGATGGCCTGGGAGGCCGCCTACAACACCGGCATCACCCCGGCGGCCTCGCAGCTGCCGCGAATCTGA
- a CDS encoding lytic transglycosylase domain-containing protein, translating into MAKRISAPVTASALLIAGLVTAGSATTTTVQSAAPQQAPDALLAASSGNQNVAVTEPKSDQLVGLVPAAPEAPRKLSALTPPADGSPLFGGTVPLQNIALPGGTGALGIPEIVLAAYRNAELALESSTPGCGITWNLLAGIGRIESAHASSGRTDAAGTTVTPIYGPALDGTLPGNEIIKANDGSYVRAVGPMQFLPSTWSLYAADGNGDGVSDPNNVFDAALAAGKYLCSGGLNLRDSDQQLRAVLRYNNSMSYAAQVLSWSNAYKTGGAPTTVDISSTLIAPGALTAGGTDMTAANASLDAAATTSDTTTTTTTTTTQTEVMITIPGLPPIPCGIFCPQPAQPAQPATPNCDAAVTDPAQRLNPDGTPVDENTGQNTEQQFGPDGKPIDKTTACTTTNDQQQNPNGAVQQPEKTPEAAAPAPVEEAPAEAAPADPTTPAPGITLPFGITIPLPAPAPAQ; encoded by the coding sequence GTGGCGAAGAGAATAAGTGCTCCGGTGACAGCGTCGGCGCTGCTCATAGCGGGTTTGGTTACCGCAGGTTCGGCCACCACCACGACCGTGCAGTCGGCCGCGCCGCAGCAGGCGCCCGACGCGCTGCTCGCGGCATCGTCCGGAAATCAGAATGTGGCCGTGACCGAACCTAAATCCGACCAACTAGTCGGATTGGTTCCCGCCGCGCCCGAGGCCCCGCGCAAACTCAGCGCCCTCACCCCGCCCGCCGACGGCAGCCCGCTCTTCGGCGGCACCGTGCCGCTGCAGAACATCGCCCTGCCCGGCGGCACCGGCGCCCTCGGCATTCCCGAGATCGTGCTGGCCGCCTACCGCAATGCCGAACTGGCCCTGGAATCCTCCACGCCCGGCTGCGGCATCACCTGGAACCTGCTCGCCGGCATCGGCCGCATCGAATCCGCACACGCCAGCAGCGGGCGCACCGACGCGGCCGGCACCACCGTCACGCCCATCTACGGTCCGGCACTCGACGGGACACTTCCCGGCAACGAGATCATCAAGGCCAATGACGGCAGCTACGTGCGCGCCGTCGGCCCGATGCAGTTCCTGCCCAGCACCTGGTCGCTGTACGCCGCCGACGGCAATGGCGACGGCGTGTCGGATCCGAACAATGTCTTCGACGCCGCCCTGGCCGCGGGCAAGTACCTGTGCTCCGGCGGGCTGAACCTGCGCGACTCGGATCAGCAGCTGAGAGCCGTGCTGCGCTACAACAACTCGATGTCGTACGCGGCTCAGGTGCTGAGCTGGTCCAATGCGTACAAGACCGGCGGCGCGCCAACCACGGTGGACATCTCCTCGACGCTCATCGCGCCGGGGGCGCTCACCGCGGGCGGCACCGACATGACGGCCGCCAACGCCTCCCTCGACGCGGCGGCCACCACCAGCGACACCACGACCACCACCACGACCACGACCACGCAGACCGAGGTGATGATCACCATCCCCGGCCTGCCGCCCATCCCGTGCGGCATCTTCTGCCCGCAGCCCGCGCAACCGGCCCAGCCCGCGACCCCCAATTGCGATGCGGCGGTGACGGATCCGGCCCAGCGGCTCAATCCGGACGGCACGCCCGTCGACGAGAACACCGGCCAGAACACCGAGCAGCAGTTCGGCCCGGACGGCAAGCCGATCGACAAGACGACCGCCTGCACCACCACCAACGATCAGCAGCAGAACCCGAACGGCGCTGTCCAGCAGCCGGAGAAGACGCCGGAGGCGGCCGCGCCCGCACCCGTCGAGGAGGCTCCCGCGGAAGCGGCTCCGGCCGATCCCACGACCCCCGCACCGGGCATCACGCTGCCGTTCGGCATCACCATCCCGCTGCCCGCTCCGGCGCCCGCGCAGTAG
- a CDS encoding DUF1003 domain-containing protein: MSDRMDKASARQRMETPMESRFRGFDWDAEALARTSEQIARFLGTGRYLAIQTVIVILWIAINVFAVKLRWDPYPFILLNLAFSTQAAYAAPLILLAQNRQDNRDRVALEEDRSRAAQTKADTEFLARELAALRLAVGEVATRDYLRRELEDVKESLVRLEKLASDGDVPETRKKKKNSDRKRPEVPILAQNDGD; encoded by the coding sequence ATGAGCGATCGCATGGACAAGGCCAGCGCGCGCCAGCGCATGGAAACCCCGATGGAGTCGCGCTTCCGCGGATTCGATTGGGACGCCGAGGCTTTGGCGCGCACCAGCGAGCAGATCGCGCGTTTCCTGGGCACCGGCCGCTATCTCGCGATCCAGACGGTGATCGTGATCCTGTGGATCGCGATCAATGTCTTCGCGGTCAAGCTGCGCTGGGATCCGTACCCGTTCATCCTGTTGAACCTGGCGTTCTCCACCCAGGCCGCCTATGCCGCGCCGCTCATCCTGCTGGCCCAGAACCGGCAGGACAATCGCGACCGGGTCGCTCTGGAAGAGGACCGATCCAGAGCAGCCCAGACAAAAGCCGACACCGAATTCCTTGCACGGGAACTCGCGGCACTGCGACTCGCCGTGGGCGAGGTGGCGACGCGCGACTATCTGCGCCGGGAACTCGAAGATGTCAAAGAATCGCTGGTCAGACTGGAAAAACTGGCCTCCGACGGCGACGTGCCCGAGACACGGAAAAAGAAGAAGAATAGCGACCGAAAGAGGCCGGAGGTCCCAATTCTGGCGCAAAATGATGGCGACTGA
- a CDS encoding magnesium transporter MgtE N-terminal domain-containing protein: MAATKVFAARMAGLVVLGPDGESIGRIRDLVISIRYDRQQPRVLGLLVELPTRKRIFVPILRVTSIEPGSVTLTTGTISVRRFQQRAGELLAIAQILDSTVRVDDPSLPQLTDADVVVVDLGIEQSRTRDWLVTRVAVRERRRLGVGFGRRGAVHVVDWAQVRGLTQTELNLPGQDVTQLLEQFEGMRPADVAHMLRDLPRKRRIEVAGAMDDERLADVVQELPENDQVELLEQLGVERAADLLEAMDPDDAADLLGELPTNEAESLLALMDPEDSEPVRRLLEHAPYTAGGLMTPAAVVLTASTTVAEALARIRDPELTPALATMVFVVRPPTATPTGRYLGCVHFQQLLREPPANLVGGLVDTDLVQLRPEASLTAVTRYFATYNLVCGPVVDTENHLLGAVTVDDVLDHLLPEDWREQDEDNHDVHGLPLVEGTGGRA; the protein is encoded by the coding sequence ATGGCAGCGACAAAGGTTTTCGCCGCGCGCATGGCGGGCCTGGTGGTACTCGGACCGGACGGGGAGTCTATCGGCCGCATTCGCGACCTCGTGATCTCCATCCGCTACGACCGCCAGCAGCCGCGCGTCCTGGGCCTGCTGGTCGAACTGCCCACGCGGAAGCGGATTTTCGTGCCGATCCTGCGGGTGACCTCGATCGAACCGGGATCGGTCACGCTCACCACGGGCACCATCAGCGTGCGGCGCTTCCAGCAGCGGGCGGGTGAATTGCTCGCCATCGCACAGATTCTCGACTCCACCGTGCGCGTCGACGATCCGAGCCTGCCGCAGCTGACCGACGCCGACGTGGTGGTGGTCGACCTCGGCATCGAGCAGAGCCGCACCCGCGACTGGCTGGTCACCCGGGTCGCGGTGCGCGAACGCCGCCGTCTCGGTGTGGGATTCGGGCGGCGCGGCGCGGTGCACGTGGTGGATTGGGCGCAGGTGCGCGGACTCACCCAGACGGAACTGAACCTGCCCGGCCAGGACGTGACCCAGCTGCTGGAGCAGTTCGAGGGCATGCGCCCGGCCGACGTGGCGCACATGCTGCGCGATCTGCCGCGCAAGCGCCGCATCGAGGTCGCCGGGGCGATGGACGACGAGCGACTCGCCGACGTGGTGCAGGAGCTGCCGGAGAACGATCAGGTGGAGCTGCTGGAACAGCTCGGCGTGGAGCGCGCCGCCGACCTGCTCGAGGCCATGGACCCCGACGATGCCGCCGACCTGCTGGGCGAACTGCCCACGAACGAGGCGGAATCGCTGCTGGCGCTGATGGATCCGGAGGATTCCGAACCGGTGCGGCGGCTGCTCGAGCACGCGCCCTACACCGCGGGCGGTCTGATGACGCCGGCCGCCGTGGTGCTCACCGCGTCGACGACGGTGGCCGAGGCGCTGGCGCGCATTCGCGATCCGGAGCTGACGCCCGCGCTGGCGACGATGGTGTTCGTGGTGCGCCCGCCGACGGCCACGCCGACCGGCCGCTATCTCGGCTGTGTGCATTTCCAGCAACTGCTGCGCGAACCTCCGGCGAATCTCGTCGGCGGGCTGGTCGACACCGATCTGGTGCAGCTGCGCCCCGAGGCGAGCCTGACCGCCGTCACCCGCTATTTCGCCACCTACAACCTGGTGTGCGGCCCGGTGGTCGACACCGAGAACCACCTGCTCGGCGCGGTCACCGTCGACGACGTCCTCGATCATCTGCTGCCCGAGGACTGGCGCGAACAGGACGAGGACAACCACGACGTGCACGGTCTGCCGTTGGTGGAAGGCACGGGAGGCCGGGCATGA
- a CDS encoding HpcH/HpaI aldolase/citrate lyase family protein gives MTSRRSVLAVPGSNPRMIEKAKGLDADEIFLDLEDAVAPAAKAAARANIVAALNSGGWKDQIRVVRVNDWSTQFTYADVITVVEGAGAELDAILLPKVTDGGQVQALDLLLTQLEKANGLPVGKIGIEPQIENALGLRNIDAIATASPRVQTLVFGPADFMASINMRTLVVGEQPEGYEPGDAYHHIYMTILLAARAHGLQAIDGPYLAVRDIDGFRRNASRTAALGFDGKWVLHPDQIVACNEIFSPRQADYDRAEEILDAYAFHTSIAGGARGAVMLGDEMIDEASAKMAQVIADKGRAAGMARTTRFEPPSDDAK, from the coding sequence ATGACATCGCGCCGATCGGTGCTGGCGGTGCCGGGCAGTAACCCGCGCATGATCGAGAAAGCCAAGGGGCTGGACGCCGATGAGATCTTCCTGGATCTCGAGGACGCGGTCGCTCCGGCGGCCAAGGCGGCGGCGCGCGCGAATATCGTGGCGGCGCTGAACTCCGGGGGCTGGAAGGACCAGATCCGCGTGGTGCGGGTCAACGACTGGAGCACCCAGTTCACCTACGCCGACGTGATCACCGTGGTCGAGGGCGCGGGCGCGGAACTCGACGCCATCCTGCTGCCCAAGGTCACCGACGGCGGTCAGGTGCAGGCCCTGGATCTGCTGCTCACCCAGCTGGAGAAGGCCAACGGGCTGCCCGTCGGCAAGATCGGCATCGAACCGCAGATCGAGAATGCCCTCGGGCTGCGCAATATCGATGCCATCGCCACCGCCTCGCCGCGCGTGCAGACGCTGGTTTTCGGCCCGGCCGATTTCATGGCGTCGATCAATATGCGCACGCTCGTGGTGGGCGAACAGCCCGAAGGCTACGAGCCGGGTGACGCGTATCACCACATCTATATGACGATCCTGCTCGCCGCGCGCGCCCACGGGTTGCAGGCGATCGACGGGCCGTACCTGGCCGTCCGCGATATCGACGGATTCCGCCGCAACGCCTCCCGCACGGCCGCACTCGGTTTCGACGGGAAATGGGTGCTGCACCCGGATCAGATCGTCGCGTGCAATGAAATCTTCAGCCCACGTCAGGCGGATTACGACCGGGCCGAGGAAATTCTGGACGCCTACGCCTTCCACACCTCCATAGCAGGCGGCGCGCGCGGCGCGGTCATGCTGGGGGACGAAATGATCGATGAGGCCAGTGCGAAAATGGCGCAGGTCATAGCCGATAAGGGGCGGGCGGCCGGAATGGCGCGAACCACGCGTTTCGAACCCCCGTCCGACGACGCGAAATAG
- a CDS encoding general stress protein, giving the protein MTNPLGNANRNRPGLPTPPSGWPIGSYPTYAEAQRAVDYLADNQFPVENVTIVGVDLMQVERVLYRLTWGKVIGGGMVSGAWLGLFLGLLLSLFGTGGHVIGPLTVGLIGGIIFGLISAAIPYAATRGQRDFASTMQLVAGRYDVLCDPKVAEPARDLLAKLAI; this is encoded by the coding sequence ATGACGAATCCCTTGGGGAACGCGAACCGGAACCGTCCGGGCCTCCCGACGCCGCCGTCGGGCTGGCCGATCGGTTCCTACCCGACCTACGCCGAGGCGCAGCGGGCGGTGGACTACCTCGCCGACAACCAGTTCCCGGTGGAGAACGTGACCATCGTCGGCGTCGACCTCATGCAGGTCGAGCGGGTGCTGTACCGCCTCACCTGGGGCAAGGTCATCGGTGGCGGCATGGTGTCGGGCGCGTGGCTGGGCCTGTTCCTGGGTCTGCTGCTGAGCCTGTTCGGCACCGGCGGCCACGTGATCGGCCCGCTGACGGTCGGCCTGATCGGCGGCATCATCTTCGGTCTGATCTCCGCGGCCATCCCGTACGCGGCCACCCGCGGCCAGCGCGACTTCGCCTCCACCATGCAGTTGGTGGCCGGCCGCTACGACGTGCTGTGCGATCCCAAGGTCGCCGAGCCCGCGCGTGATCTGCTCGCCAAGCTGGCCATCTGA
- a CDS encoding suppressor of fused domain protein — MDVLDKVRAGVLGHFGVESADAASVTFLGLEPIEILRIPDGDLVHYVTLGGSRHPMTDAAAAVADPLRGPRAELVLTLRGGAGAGSGLTRALAVLVAAPAVEGIVLQPDALLDLGEPLWGNAPFTAVLLDTADLAAIDLPEPAEPVQFLSIVPITATEAAWVRLRGADALRTAWQEAGIDVRDPGRGAANL; from the coding sequence ATGGATGTGCTCGACAAAGTCCGGGCCGGCGTGCTCGGCCATTTCGGTGTGGAATCCGCGGATGCGGCGTCGGTGACCTTCCTGGGCCTCGAACCCATCGAGATCCTCCGCATCCCCGACGGGGACCTGGTCCACTACGTGACCCTCGGCGGCTCGCGCCACCCCATGACGGATGCCGCTGCGGCCGTTGCGGATCCGCTGCGCGGCCCGCGCGCCGAGCTGGTGCTCACCCTGCGCGGCGGCGCCGGTGCGGGCTCCGGCCTCACCCGCGCGCTGGCCGTCCTGGTAGCGGCTCCGGCCGTGGAAGGCATTGTGCTGCAACCGGATGCGCTGCTCGACCTCGGAGAACCACTGTGGGGCAACGCTCCCTTCACCGCAGTGCTGCTCGATACGGCGGATCTGGCCGCCATCGATCTACCGGAACCCGCTGAACCCGTACAGTTCCTGAGCATCGTCCCGATTACGGCGACCGAAGCCGCCTGGGTGCGCCTGCGCGGTGCGGACGCCCTGCGGACGGCCTGGCAGGAAGCCGGGATCGACGTCCGCGACCCCGGGCGCGGCGCGGCGAACCTGTAG
- the corA gene encoding magnesium/cobalt transporter CorA has translation MSSIPPLPSFRWTSRRYSDHAKPEAKAPANVVVDCAVYVGGRRLIDECTYQQALDEVRKQGTGFVWLGLMEPSSALMSEVAAAFGLHELAVEDAVHSHQRPKLERYDDIMFLVLRTVRYHEHDMNSVAEIVDTGDIMVFLGKDFVITVRHGDQTGLAGVRKDLEANPAQLELGPAAVLHAVADHVVDAYVEVTQEIEDDVAEMEEAVFTPANKIVIEAIYQLKREVVELRRAVKPLALPLQLLTHDQRLPLPKEIRRYMRDVTDHHTAVTEQITDFDESLSALINAALAKVSVQQNTDMRKISAYAAMAAVPTMIAGVYGMNFDHMPELRWTYGYGGVIALMALLCGLLYYNFHRNNWL, from the coding sequence ATGTCCTCGATTCCGCCGCTGCCGTCATTCCGCTGGACCTCGCGTCGTTACAGCGATCACGCGAAGCCGGAGGCCAAGGCACCCGCGAATGTCGTGGTCGACTGCGCGGTATATGTGGGGGGCAGGCGGCTGATCGACGAGTGCACCTATCAGCAGGCGCTCGACGAAGTGCGCAAGCAGGGAACGGGGTTCGTGTGGCTGGGGCTCATGGAACCCAGCAGTGCGCTGATGTCGGAGGTGGCGGCGGCGTTCGGACTGCACGAGCTGGCGGTGGAGGACGCGGTGCACTCGCATCAGCGGCCGAAACTCGAACGGTACGACGACATCATGTTTCTCGTGCTGCGCACGGTGCGCTATCACGAGCACGACATGAACTCCGTCGCCGAGATCGTGGACACCGGCGACATCATGGTGTTTCTCGGCAAGGATTTCGTGATCACGGTGCGGCACGGCGACCAGACCGGGCTGGCTGGCGTGCGAAAGGACCTGGAGGCCAATCCGGCTCAGCTCGAGCTGGGCCCGGCGGCGGTGCTGCACGCGGTGGCCGATCACGTGGTGGACGCGTATGTCGAGGTGACACAGGAGATCGAGGACGATGTGGCCGAGATGGAGGAGGCCGTCTTCACCCCGGCCAACAAGATCGTCATCGAGGCCATCTACCAGCTCAAGCGCGAGGTGGTGGAACTGCGCCGCGCCGTGAAACCCCTTGCGCTGCCGCTGCAATTGCTCACCCACGATCAAAGGTTGCCGCTGCCCAAGGAGATTCGCCGCTACATGCGCGATGTCACCGACCACCACACGGCCGTCACCGAGCAGATCACCGACTTCGACGAATCCCTCAGCGCCCTCATCAATGCCGCCCTGGCCAAGGTGAGCGTGCAGCAGAACACCGACATGCGCAAGATCTCCGCCTACGCCGCCATGGCCGCGGTCCCCACCATGATCGCGGGCGTGTACGGCATGAACTTCGATCACATGCCGGAGCTGCGCTGGACCTACGGCTACGGCGGCGTGATCGCACTCATGGCACTGCTGTGTGGTCTGCTGTACTACAACTTCCACCGCAACAACTGGCTCTGA